A stretch of Coriobacteriia bacterium DNA encodes these proteins:
- a CDS encoding SH3 domain-containing protein, which translates to MRDVPTDRLLRAVGALLLLAVVLAYALGAVARYRSSGVERPSVPAAETTSSAAPEDDAGADEPDDDEDAPDEGEGSEEGEESGPTVVVKVDGLNFRREPDKNASVIRGLSSGERLELLKTEGGWHYAEDSDGEKGWLYASEQYSTVEE; encoded by the coding sequence ATGAGGGACGTCCCCACGGACAGGCTGTTGCGAGCCGTAGGGGCGCTGCTGCTGCTCGCGGTCGTGCTCGCCTACGCGCTGGGCGCCGTCGCCCGCTACCGTTCCTCGGGGGTCGAGCGGCCCTCCGTCCCCGCCGCGGAGACCACTTCGTCGGCCGCTCCCGAGGACGACGCGGGCGCGGACGAGCCGGATGATGACGAGGATGCCCCGGACGAGGGGGAGGGGTCCGAGGAGGGCGAGGAGAGCGGACCCACCGTGGTCGTGAAGGTGGACGGGCTGAACTTCAGGCGCGAGCCCGACAAGAACGCCTCGGTCATCCGCGGGCTGAGCTCGGGAGAGCGGCTCGAGCTGCTCAAGACCGAGGGGGGCTGGCACTACGCCGAGGACTCCGACGGGGAGAAGGGGTGGCTGTACGCCAGCGAGCAGTACAGCACGGTGGAGGAATGA
- a CDS encoding LysM peptidoglycan-binding domain-containing protein — MGDRTRGASRGGAARSRPSFLEAAILSAAVLAVGAAAVRPVGAPAATAPTTTVRVAPSDTLWSIAKAHPLPGASTARTVAAIRAVNGMRGSDLVVGQVIEVPEPGEASLAAR; from the coding sequence ATGGGAGACCGTACCCGAGGAGCCAGCCGCGGAGGTGCCGCGCGCAGCCGGCCGTCCTTCCTGGAGGCGGCCATCCTGTCCGCGGCGGTGCTGGCGGTGGGAGCGGCCGCCGTCCGGCCGGTCGGCGCGCCCGCCGCAACGGCGCCGACGACGACCGTGAGGGTCGCCCCGTCGGATACCCTGTGGTCCATCGCCAAGGCCCATCCTCTGCCCGGCGCGAGCACCGCGCGCACGGTGGCGGCGATACGCGCGGTGAACGGGATGAGGGGCAGCGACCTGGTCGTCGGCCAGGTCATCGAGGTGCCGGAACCGGGCGAGGCGTCGCTTGCGGCTCGCTGA
- a CDS encoding anaerobic ribonucleoside-triphosphate reductase activating protein — protein sequence MEPLHERTGTRPVPACPTRRFAGWLPAGMVDWPGKVTATMFLAGCTFACPYCHNPALRGLGSCAPDGWKPFVRHLREKRAWLDGVVVTGGEPTEDPDLPSLLAALAEEGLPVKVDTNGANPAVLSHVIAEDLVAYVAMDVKTTWERYDEVTRIPGIVRLVAESAGVLLLSEVRHEFRTTLYPGVVDLEELPRIAEDLAEGELYALQQFRPERTLQRRAAETPAYTFDKVLPVARRCNSHIPTIVRGL from the coding sequence ATGGAGCCCCTCCACGAACGCACGGGGACCAGGCCGGTACCGGCCTGCCCGACGCGGCGCTTCGCAGGCTGGTTGCCGGCCGGGATGGTCGACTGGCCCGGCAAGGTGACGGCGACCATGTTCCTCGCGGGCTGTACGTTCGCGTGCCCGTACTGCCACAACCCGGCGCTGCGGGGGCTGGGGTCCTGCGCCCCGGACGGCTGGAAGCCCTTCGTGCGGCACCTTCGCGAGAAGCGCGCCTGGCTCGACGGCGTCGTCGTCACCGGAGGGGAGCCGACCGAGGACCCCGACCTGCCGTCGCTGCTGGCCGCCCTCGCCGAGGAGGGACTGCCGGTCAAGGTCGACACGAACGGCGCGAACCCCGCCGTGCTCTCGCACGTCATCGCCGAGGACCTCGTCGCTTACGTCGCGATGGACGTCAAGACCACATGGGAGCGGTACGACGAGGTCACGCGCATCCCGGGGATCGTGCGCCTTGTCGCCGAGAGCGCAGGGGTGCTGCTGCTCTCGGAGGTCCGCCACGAGTTCCGCACGACTCTGTACCCCGGCGTGGTCGACCTCGAGGAGCTGCCGCGCATCGCCGAGGACCTCGCCGAGGGCGAGCTGTACGCGCTGCAGCAGTTCCGCCCGGAGCGGACGTTGCAGCGACGTGCGGCCGAGACCCCCGCGTACACCTTCGACAAGGTGCTGCCCGTCGCCCGTCGATGCAACAGCCACATCCCGACGATCGTGAGGGGGCTCTAG
- the nrdR gene encoding transcriptional repressor NrdR, protein MRCPFCGHGETKVVDSRTSEAQDAIRRRRECLSCEKRFTTYERREETPLMVVKRDGTTEPFDRGKLLRGLIVATAKRDVPRERLEALIDDLEAELHNSFRYEIPAVKLGDMVLMRLKDVDKVAYVRFASVYKSFQDLDEFTSELKDLR, encoded by the coding sequence ATGCGTTGTCCCTTCTGCGGTCATGGCGAGACGAAGGTCGTGGACTCCCGCACGTCCGAGGCGCAGGACGCGATCCGGAGGCGGCGCGAATGCCTCTCGTGCGAGAAGCGGTTCACCACCTACGAGCGCCGCGAAGAGACGCCGCTGATGGTCGTGAAGCGCGACGGCACGACCGAGCCGTTCGACCGGGGCAAGCTCCTCCGCGGCCTGATCGTCGCCACGGCCAAGCGGGACGTCCCGCGCGAGCGTCTGGAGGCGCTGATCGACGACCTCGAGGCCGAGCTCCACAACTCGTTCCGCTACGAGATCCCGGCGGTGAAGTTGGGCGACATGGTGCTGATGCGCCTGAAGGACGTGGACAAGGTCGCGTACGTGAGGTTCGCCTCGGTCTACAAGTCCTTCCAGGACCTGGACGAGTTCACGTCCGAGCTCAAGGACCTGCGTTGA
- a CDS encoding thioredoxin family protein → MRIKLFVKEDCPRCPAAKQALGEMEGLEVYDVGDVEGLTEAAFHSVLATPSCVIVDADGNELASWRGEVPDRDAVRRLVLH, encoded by the coding sequence GTGCGCATCAAGCTGTTCGTCAAGGAGGACTGTCCTCGATGTCCGGCGGCCAAGCAGGCCCTCGGGGAGATGGAGGGGCTCGAGGTCTACGACGTCGGTGACGTCGAGGGGCTCACCGAAGCCGCGTTCCACAGCGTGCTCGCGACGCCTTCGTGCGTGATCGTCGACGCCGACGGCAACGAGCTCGCCTCCTGGCGCGGCGAGGTGCCCGACAGGGACGCCGTACGCCGGCTCGTCCTGCACTAG
- the nrdD gene encoding anaerobic ribonucleoside-triphosphate reductase, whose translation MERIVNVIRPAHAPAVADSTDIALLVSTNSRQEIDTWDRSKIADSLVKEAGVEPSLAEEIAAAVEDRVDRTNLMTVTTAIIREMVDLELLERGLTWAHKKHSHLGLPMWDVEQIIGNANKENSNTTHNPESVNLTLAETILKEFALRRVFTPDVGEAHYVGDIHLHDLGFIIRPYCGGHSLEYVKRYGLNLPNITSVSRPAKRAEVLIGHMVKMAVSLQAHYAGAVGWEAVNLFFAPYLVGKTAEEIEQLAQMLIFEFNQLAGTRGGQVAFTDFNLYYNVPRHFADTPAIGPGGEYTGKTYKDYEPEAQAFLKAMFDVYLRGDATGKTFVFPKPLLHVNEDFFRTPGHEGFMELACRVASKQGITYFVFDRGDEVTVSQCCRLKLKLSQRQLAETRTPEVMRFSALQNVTVNLPRIAYKAAGSDQALFMELNRTLELVANAHVQKRDFISSLMGLGAEGPLGLLTQDLDGEPYLKMDRLTYLAGLIGLNELVQAHTGAQLHDSDDALRFGLKVVSAMSLKCRELSERHGINLVLEESPAESAGYRLAKLDMKYWPDLAASVVKGNVDTGDFYYTNSVHIAADAGVDYITRVEKQSRFHPLIEAGAIVHVWLGESEPDPGAIRSFVERTFRNTHCSQVAFSPEFTVCESCRRTSRGLKAQCPLCGSMDVYGVTRIVGYFSKVQTWNRSKVGELYDRVRTDLRAETV comes from the coding sequence ATGGAGCGCATCGTCAACGTCATCAGGCCCGCGCACGCTCCCGCCGTCGCGGACTCCACCGACATCGCGCTCCTCGTCTCCACGAACTCCCGCCAGGAGATCGACACCTGGGACCGCTCCAAGATCGCCGACTCGCTGGTGAAGGAAGCGGGGGTCGAGCCTTCCCTCGCCGAGGAGATCGCCGCCGCCGTCGAGGACCGCGTCGACCGTACGAACCTCATGACGGTCACAACGGCGATCATCCGCGAGATGGTCGACCTCGAGCTGCTCGAACGCGGGCTCACCTGGGCGCACAAGAAGCACAGCCACCTCGGCCTCCCCATGTGGGACGTCGAGCAGATCATCGGCAACGCCAACAAGGAGAACTCCAACACCACCCACAACCCCGAGTCGGTGAACCTCACGCTGGCCGAGACCATCCTCAAGGAGTTCGCGCTGCGCCGCGTCTTCACTCCCGACGTCGGAGAGGCCCACTACGTCGGCGACATCCATCTCCACGACCTGGGGTTCATCATCAGGCCGTACTGCGGAGGCCACAGCCTCGAGTACGTGAAGAGGTACGGGCTGAACCTGCCCAACATCACATCGGTCTCCAGGCCCGCGAAGCGCGCCGAGGTCCTCATCGGGCACATGGTCAAGATGGCCGTATCCCTGCAGGCTCACTACGCCGGGGCGGTGGGCTGGGAGGCGGTCAACCTCTTCTTCGCGCCGTACCTCGTCGGCAAGACGGCTGAGGAGATCGAGCAGCTGGCGCAGATGCTCATCTTCGAGTTCAACCAGCTCGCCGGGACCCGGGGCGGACAAGTCGCGTTCACCGACTTCAACCTCTACTACAACGTGCCGCGGCACTTCGCCGACACACCGGCGATAGGCCCCGGCGGCGAGTACACCGGCAAGACCTACAAGGACTACGAGCCCGAGGCACAGGCGTTCCTCAAGGCGATGTTCGACGTGTACCTGCGCGGCGACGCGACCGGCAAGACGTTCGTGTTCCCCAAGCCGCTGCTGCACGTCAACGAGGACTTCTTCCGCACCCCCGGCCACGAGGGGTTCATGGAGCTCGCGTGCCGGGTCGCGAGCAAGCAGGGCATCACGTACTTCGTCTTCGACCGGGGCGACGAGGTGACGGTGTCGCAGTGCTGCCGTCTCAAGCTGAAGCTCTCGCAGCGCCAGCTCGCCGAGACCCGCACCCCGGAGGTCATGCGCTTCTCGGCGCTGCAGAACGTGACCGTCAACCTGCCGAGGATCGCCTACAAGGCCGCCGGGAGCGATCAAGCGCTGTTCATGGAGCTCAACCGCACCCTCGAGCTCGTCGCTAACGCGCATGTCCAGAAGCGCGATTTCATCTCCTCGCTGATGGGGCTGGGCGCCGAGGGCCCCCTCGGACTGCTGACCCAGGACCTGGACGGAGAACCGTACCTCAAGATGGACCGGCTGACCTACCTCGCGGGTCTCATCGGACTGAACGAGCTGGTGCAGGCGCACACCGGGGCGCAGCTGCACGACTCCGACGACGCGCTCCGTTTCGGTCTGAAGGTGGTCTCCGCGATGTCGCTCAAGTGCCGGGAGCTCTCGGAGCGCCACGGGATCAACCTCGTGCTGGAGGAGAGCCCGGCGGAATCCGCCGGATACCGGCTGGCCAAGCTCGACATGAAGTACTGGCCGGACCTGGCCGCCTCGGTGGTCAAGGGCAACGTCGACACGGGGGACTTCTACTACACGAACTCCGTGCACATAGCCGCGGACGCCGGCGTCGACTACATCACGCGCGTCGAGAAGCAGTCACGGTTCCATCCGCTGATCGAGGCCGGAGCCATCGTCCACGTGTGGCTCGGCGAGAGCGAGCCGGACCCGGGAGCGATCCGCTCCTTCGTGGAGAGGACGTTCCGGAACACGCACTGCTCCCAGGTGGCGTTCAGCCCCGAGTTCACCGTCTGCGAGAGCTGCCGGCGAACGAGCCGCGGCCTGAAGGCGCAGTGCCCCTTGTGCGGGTCGATGGACGTCTACGGGGTCACGAGGATCGTCGGCTACTTCAGCAAGGTGCAGACGTGGAACCGCAGCAAGGTCGGTGAGCTGTACGACCGCGTGCGGACCGACCTGCGTGCGGAGACCGTGTAG
- a CDS encoding ABC transporter ATP-binding protein, with product MSLLSVRRVTKRFGGLVALDEVSFEVHEGSIKALIGPNGAGKSTLFNVLTGFDRPDGGTASFAGIDVAKAKPHRLVRAGLARTFQNTRLFEEMTAVDNVVVGSHTRTRSGLFASAAALPSTGREDRDGAEEALRLLRLVGLDGREHVRAADLPHGLRRLLEIARALASRPTLLLLDEPAAGLNGRETAALAEALYRVRDRGTTIVVVEHDMGLVMEVSDEVVVLDQGRKIAEGPPLLIQKDPAVIEAYLGESVEDPLSVSAPGDAAGRLRPTGEGSPDA from the coding sequence GTGAGCCTGCTGTCCGTGCGGAGGGTGACCAAGCGCTTCGGCGGCCTCGTGGCGCTGGACGAGGTCTCGTTCGAGGTCCACGAGGGCAGCATCAAGGCGCTCATCGGGCCCAACGGGGCGGGCAAGAGCACGCTGTTCAACGTGCTGACCGGGTTCGACCGGCCCGACGGCGGGACGGCGTCCTTCGCCGGCATCGACGTCGCCAAGGCCAAGCCGCATCGTCTCGTGAGGGCGGGTCTGGCGCGTACGTTCCAGAACACCCGCCTGTTCGAGGAGATGACGGCCGTGGACAACGTCGTCGTAGGCTCGCACACGCGGACGCGCTCGGGCCTGTTCGCGTCGGCGGCGGCCCTGCCCTCGACGGGGCGGGAGGACCGCGACGGTGCGGAGGAGGCCCTGCGGCTGCTGCGCCTCGTCGGACTGGACGGACGGGAGCACGTCCGGGCGGCGGACCTGCCCCACGGCCTCCGGCGCTTGCTCGAGATCGCCCGCGCGCTGGCGAGCCGCCCGACGCTGCTGCTGCTCGACGAGCCCGCGGCGGGGCTGAACGGACGGGAGACGGCGGCGCTGGCCGAGGCGCTGTACCGCGTGCGCGACCGGGGGACGACGATCGTCGTGGTGGAGCACGACATGGGCCTGGTCATGGAGGTCAGCGACGAGGTCGTCGTGCTCGACCAGGGCCGGAAGATCGCCGAGGGCCCGCCGCTGCTCATCCAGAAGGACCCGGCGGTGATCGAGGCGTACCTGGGCGAGAGCGTGGAGGACCCCCTTTCCGTGAGCGCGCCCGGTGACGCCGCCGGGAGGCTGCGCCCGACCGGCGAGGGGAGCCCCGATGCCTGA
- a CDS encoding NUDIX domain-containing protein produces MSDLPRVRVAAVLLIDGRIVLVQHAKAGRTYHLLPGGGVERGEPVGEALTREVREETGLDCRLVRLLFVSDTISPDGARHLVNLTFLGEVAGGQLLRRPEDPRVAGVVLAEPERLGDYDLRPPIAEELREAAREGFEVEARYLGALWTEETTEP; encoded by the coding sequence GTGTCTGACCTCCCGAGAGTCCGCGTCGCGGCCGTGCTCCTGATCGACGGCCGCATCGTCCTGGTGCAGCACGCCAAGGCGGGGCGGACGTACCACCTCCTCCCGGGCGGGGGAGTCGAGCGCGGCGAGCCCGTGGGTGAAGCGCTGACCCGGGAGGTGCGCGAGGAGACCGGTCTCGACTGCCGCCTCGTCCGGCTGCTGTTCGTGAGCGACACGATCTCCCCGGACGGGGCTCGCCACCTCGTGAACCTGACGTTCCTCGGCGAGGTGGCCGGCGGGCAGCTCCTCCGTCGCCCCGAGGACCCGCGCGTGGCCGGAGTCGTACTCGCCGAGCCCGAGCGGCTCGGGGACTACGACCTGCGTCCGCCGATCGCCGAGGAGTTGCGCGAGGCGGCGCGCGAAGGGTTCGAGGTGGAGGCGCGCTACCTGGGAGCCTTGTGGACGGAAGAGACCACGGAGCCCTGA
- a CDS encoding phenylacetate--CoA ligase, whose translation MPIWNPEYETMPRERLEELQLRRLQSVVEWVYERVPHYRAEMEERGVRPRDIRTPADVALLPFTDKTVLRDTYPFGLFAVPLDHVVRVHSSSGTTGKPIVVGYTRGDLNTWTECTARVASSAGLTSADLVQIAFLYGMFTGGWGMHYGIERVGATVIPAGSGNTERHLMMMQDFGTTALVCTPSYALYIAEVGEGMGVDFSALPLRVGLFGGEPCSEGARREIETRMGVVVTDNYGLSEVIGPGVSGECEGRCGLHVQEDHFLAEVVDPVTGEPVAPGEEGELVVTTLTKEAFPVIRYRTHDLTRLSHEPCGCGRTLARMSKVRRRTDDMLIVRGVNVFPSQVEDVLGAIEGISPHYQIQLERKHGLDDMEVRVEVAEEIFSDSMAQMVAFTREVADRLQSVIGLKVKVTLVEPGTIERSSGKAKRVIDRREGC comes from the coding sequence ATGCCTATCTGGAACCCGGAGTACGAGACGATGCCGCGCGAGCGCCTGGAGGAGTTGCAGCTCAGGCGTCTCCAGTCGGTCGTCGAGTGGGTCTACGAGCGCGTTCCGCACTATCGGGCCGAGATGGAGGAACGCGGCGTGCGCCCGCGGGACATCCGGACACCGGCCGACGTCGCGCTGCTGCCCTTCACCGACAAGACGGTGCTGCGCGACACGTACCCGTTCGGGCTGTTCGCCGTCCCGCTCGACCACGTGGTCCGGGTGCACTCCTCCTCGGGCACGACCGGCAAGCCGATCGTCGTGGGGTACACGCGAGGCGACCTCAACACCTGGACCGAGTGCACGGCACGAGTGGCTTCCTCAGCGGGCCTGACGAGCGCGGACCTCGTTCAGATCGCGTTCCTCTACGGCATGTTCACCGGCGGCTGGGGCATGCACTACGGGATCGAGCGCGTGGGCGCCACCGTCATCCCGGCGGGTTCGGGCAACACCGAGCGCCACCTGATGATGATGCAGGACTTCGGGACCACGGCACTGGTCTGCACCCCCAGCTACGCGCTGTACATCGCCGAGGTGGGGGAGGGGATGGGAGTCGACTTCTCCGCCCTGCCGCTGCGCGTGGGTCTCTTCGGCGGGGAGCCGTGCTCCGAGGGGGCCCGGCGGGAGATAGAGACGCGGATGGGCGTCGTCGTCACCGACAACTACGGTCTGTCGGAGGTCATAGGGCCCGGCGTGAGCGGCGAGTGCGAGGGGCGCTGCGGCCTGCACGTCCAGGAGGACCACTTCCTCGCCGAGGTCGTAGACCCCGTCACCGGCGAGCCGGTGGCGCCGGGAGAGGAGGGAGAGCTGGTGGTCACGACGCTGACCAAGGAGGCGTTCCCCGTCATCCGGTACCGCACCCACGACCTGACGCGGTTGTCCCACGAGCCCTGCGGGTGCGGACGTACCCTGGCGCGTATGAGCAAGGTGCGCCGGCGGACGGACGACATGCTGATCGTGCGCGGCGTCAACGTCTTCCCCAGCCAGGTCGAGGACGTGCTCGGCGCCATCGAGGGGATCTCGCCCCACTATCAGATACAGCTCGAGCGCAAGCACGGGCTGGACGACATGGAGGTGCGCGTGGAAGTGGCCGAGGAGATCTTCAGCGACTCGATGGCCCAGATGGTCGCTTTCACGCGCGAGGTGGCCGACCGGCTGCAGTCGGTCATCGGGCTCAAAGTCAAGGTCACGCTGGTCGAACCTGGTACCATAGAGAGGTCGTCGGGCAAGGCGAAGCGCGTGATCGACCGGCGAGAGGGCTGCTGA
- the dut gene encoding dUTP diphosphatase has product MELPVLKLDPELPTPRYAHDGDAGMDLYAAEDVTLAPLERALVPTGIAVAIPEGHAGFVQPRSGLALRAGLSLVNTPGLIDSHYRGEVKVIAVNLDPAQAIHILRGDKIAQLVIQPVVRAIPVEVSTLEVTARGEGGFGSTGV; this is encoded by the coding sequence GTGGAGCTCCCCGTCCTGAAGCTGGACCCCGAGCTCCCGACGCCGCGCTACGCGCACGACGGCGACGCGGGGATGGACCTCTACGCCGCCGAGGACGTCACCCTCGCGCCGCTGGAGCGCGCACTCGTGCCCACGGGCATCGCCGTGGCGATCCCGGAGGGGCACGCGGGCTTCGTGCAGCCCCGTAGCGGGCTCGCGCTGCGCGCCGGCCTCAGCCTGGTGAACACGCCCGGCCTGATCGACAGCCACTACCGCGGTGAGGTCAAGGTGATCGCCGTGAACCTCGATCCCGCACAGGCGATACACATCCTCCGCGGAGACAAGATCGCCCAGCTGGTCATCCAGCCCGTGGTCCGCGCGATACCGGTGGAGGTCTCCACCCTGGAGGTCACGGCGCGCGGGGAAGGAGGGTTCGGCAGCACCGGTGTCTGA
- the hflX gene encoding GTPase HflX — translation MAEEPYTPPELREDALGRAILVGVDRGGSRDGWSIDESLEELARLAETAGIRIVGKVTQRMDKPNPRTFTGAGKAEEIARLAESLRATQIVFDEDLTPSQQYNLEGLIPQVKLVDRTALILEIFAMHATSREGKLQVELAQLQYLLPRLRGMWGHLERERLGGGRGARFGAGESQLETDRRLARKRIGELKRDLAQVARARRTQRAARAASGVFRVSLVGYTNAGKSSLLNALTGAGALEADMLFATLDSTTRRMELPEGRLVTLSDTVGFINKLPHGLVEAFKSTLDEVREADLLLHVVDTAHPQRREQVRAVSEVLGEIGAAATRQVTVFNKIDVADTEALSRLRARRPDAVFVSALTGQGLDALAGRVSTEAARDSRTMSLVVPYTRGDIVDAAHARAQVVSERHTEHGTEMVVKAPAALSERFAEFETGGEGGGAGPDGTE, via the coding sequence ATGGCAGAAGAACCGTACACACCGCCGGAGTTGCGCGAGGACGCACTGGGGCGCGCGATCCTGGTGGGCGTCGACCGCGGGGGTTCGCGCGACGGCTGGAGCATCGACGAGTCGCTCGAGGAGCTGGCCAGGCTCGCCGAGACGGCGGGGATCCGGATCGTCGGCAAGGTCACGCAACGCATGGACAAACCGAACCCGCGGACGTTCACCGGGGCCGGCAAGGCAGAGGAGATCGCGCGACTGGCGGAGTCGCTGCGCGCCACCCAGATCGTCTTCGACGAGGACCTCACACCGTCTCAGCAGTACAATCTCGAGGGGCTCATCCCGCAGGTCAAGCTCGTGGACCGCACGGCGCTCATCCTCGAGATCTTCGCGATGCACGCGACCAGCCGTGAAGGTAAGCTTCAGGTCGAGCTCGCGCAGCTCCAATACCTCCTGCCGAGGTTGAGGGGCATGTGGGGGCACCTCGAGCGCGAACGCCTCGGCGGCGGGCGCGGCGCGCGGTTCGGCGCCGGCGAGTCGCAGCTCGAGACCGACCGCCGCCTCGCCAGGAAGCGCATCGGCGAACTGAAGCGCGATCTGGCCCAGGTCGCGCGCGCGCGCCGCACGCAGCGCGCGGCTCGCGCCGCCTCCGGCGTCTTCCGCGTCTCGCTGGTCGGATACACGAACGCAGGGAAGTCCAGCCTGCTCAACGCGCTGACCGGAGCGGGTGCGCTGGAAGCCGACATGCTCTTCGCGACGCTGGACTCGACGACGCGGCGCATGGAGCTCCCCGAGGGACGGCTCGTCACGCTCAGCGACACCGTCGGCTTCATCAACAAGCTGCCCCACGGGCTGGTCGAGGCGTTCAAGTCCACGCTGGACGAGGTGCGCGAGGCGGATCTGCTCCTGCACGTCGTGGACACGGCTCACCCTCAGCGGCGCGAGCAGGTCCGCGCCGTGAGCGAGGTCCTCGGCGAGATAGGGGCCGCGGCCACGCGCCAGGTCACCGTCTTCAACAAGATCGACGTCGCCGACACCGAGGCGTTGTCGCGCCTGCGCGCCAGGCGGCCGGACGCCGTGTTCGTCTCCGCCTTGACCGGGCAGGGACTCGACGCTCTCGCCGGGCGTGTCTCCACGGAGGCCGCCCGTGACAGCCGGACGATGTCGCTCGTGGTGCCGTACACCCGGGGCGACATCGTCGATGCCGCGCATGCTCGCGCGCAGGTGGTGAGCGAGCGGCACACCGAACACGGCACGGAGATGGTCGTGAAGGCCCCGGCGGCGCTGTCGGAGCGTTTCGCCGAGTTCGAGACCGGCGGGGAGGGTGGCGGGGCGGGGCCAGACGGCACCGAGTGA
- the lexA gene encoding transcriptional repressor LexA has protein sequence MEYKRELTRRQAQILDFIRAEIHRRGFPPSVREIGEAVGLSSSSTVHSHLAALEDKGFIRRDPSKPRALEVLDYRDTDRAVDYGQVSAVPLVGQVAAGVPILAAENIEATLPLPAELAGESTFILRVRGDSMVEAGILEGDYVVVRQQSTASNGDVVVAMLEDEATVKRFFREADRIRLQPENSAMEPIYTRDAAVLGKVVALFRRL, from the coding sequence GTGGAGTACAAGCGGGAGCTCACCAGGCGGCAGGCGCAGATACTCGACTTCATCCGCGCGGAGATACACCGGCGGGGGTTCCCGCCGTCGGTGCGCGAGATCGGCGAGGCCGTGGGTCTGTCCTCCTCCTCGACCGTGCACAGCCATCTCGCGGCCCTCGAGGACAAGGGCTTCATCCGCAGGGACCCCTCGAAGCCGCGCGCGCTCGAGGTGCTCGACTACCGGGACACCGACCGGGCGGTGGACTACGGGCAGGTGTCCGCCGTGCCGCTCGTCGGCCAGGTCGCGGCCGGCGTCCCGATCCTGGCGGCCGAGAACATCGAGGCCACCCTCCCCCTGCCCGCCGAGCTGGCCGGCGAGTCGACGTTCATCCTGCGCGTGCGCGGCGACAGCATGGTCGAGGCGGGGATCCTGGAGGGCGACTACGTGGTCGTGAGGCAGCAGAGCACCGCGTCGAACGGCGACGTGGTGGTCGCCATGCTGGAGGACGAGGCGACCGTGAAGCGCTTCTTCCGGGAGGCCGACCGGATCCGGCTGCAGCCGGAGAACTCCGCGATGGAGCCGATCTACACGCGCGACGCCGCCGTGCTGGGCAAGGTGGTCGCGCTCTTCCGGCGCCTATAG
- a CDS encoding ABC transporter ATP-binding protein, whose amino-acid sequence MPEPALRIEAVTSGYGRVQVLRDVSLKVAPGELVALIGGNGAGKSTLLQTVAGLLPAWSGRVTLFDEDVTRVPADRLVGRGLALVPEGRLLFGPMSVEENLRLGAYSRGREGRRTFAEDVERVTTLFPVLGHRLEQHAATLSGGEQQMLAVGRALMSRPRVLLLDEPSLGLAPKVIAEIFAALTALRADGLTVLLVEQDAKLALEHADRGHVMRTGQIVLSGPAEELLADDDVRLIYLGAWQRPVPG is encoded by the coding sequence ATGCCTGAACCGGCGCTTCGCATCGAGGCGGTGACGTCGGGCTACGGGCGGGTGCAGGTCCTGCGCGACGTGAGCCTGAAGGTCGCTCCGGGCGAGCTGGTCGCGCTCATCGGCGGGAACGGCGCCGGCAAGTCGACGCTGCTGCAGACCGTCGCCGGACTGCTGCCGGCATGGTCGGGCCGGGTCACGTTGTTCGACGAGGACGTCACGCGCGTGCCGGCGGACCGCCTCGTGGGGCGCGGCCTCGCGCTCGTCCCGGAGGGCAGGCTGCTCTTCGGGCCGATGAGCGTCGAGGAGAACCTGCGGCTGGGCGCGTACTCGCGCGGGAGAGAGGGACGCAGGACGTTCGCCGAGGACGTCGAGCGCGTCACGACGCTGTTCCCGGTGCTCGGGCATCGGCTGGAGCAGCACGCCGCCACCCTGTCGGGCGGCGAGCAGCAGATGCTCGCGGTGGGGCGCGCGCTGATGTCGCGACCGCGGGTGCTGCTGCTCGACGAGCCCTCCCTCGGCCTGGCGCCGAAGGTCATCGCCGAGATCTTCGCCGCGCTGACCGCCCTTCGCGCGGACGGTCTGACGGTCCTGCTCGTGGAGCAGGACGCCAAGCTCGCGCTCGAGCACGCCGACCGCGGGCACGTCATGCGAACGGGCCAGATCGTGCTCTCGGGCCCGGCCGAGGAGCTGCTGGCCGACGACGACGTGAGGCTGATCTACCTGGGCGCCTGGCAGCGCCCGGTCCCTGGCTAG